Proteins encoded in a region of the Vitis riparia cultivar Riparia Gloire de Montpellier isolate 1030 chromosome 7, EGFV_Vit.rip_1.0, whole genome shotgun sequence genome:
- the LOC117918672 gene encoding bifunctional aspartate aminotransferase and glutamate/aspartate-prephenate aminotransferase isoform X1: MAASSFTTFTPKPTRLCFADQSIGSECFRSVSFPSRFQSLKSLESTRQVQSSRLDVIVRAGGTSEKMEVDISLSPRVNSVKPSKTVAITDQATALVQAGVPVIRLAAGEPDFDTPAVIAEAGINAIREGYTRYTPNAGTLEVRSAICHKLKEENGLSYTPDEILVSNGAKQSILQAVLAVCSPGDEVIIPAPFWVSYPEMARLADATPVILPTLISENFLLDPKFLESKLTEKSRLLILCSPSNPTGSVYSRKLLEEIAQIVARHPRLLVLSDEIYEHIIYAPATHTSFAALPGMWERTLTVNGFSKAFAMTGWRLGYLAGPKHFVAACGKIQSQFTSGASSISQKAAVAALGMGYAGGEAVSTMVKAFRERRDFLVKSFGELEGVKISEPQGAFYLFLDFSSYYGGEAEGFGIIENSESLCRYLLDQAQVALVPGDAFGDDKCIRISYAASLSTLHAAVERIKKAVVPLWPPVPV, from the exons ATCCTTGGAGTCTACAAGACAAGTACAGTCATCTAGATTAGATGTTATAGTAAGGGCAGGGGGCACATCTGAGAAAATGGAGGTTGATATCTCACTGAGTCCCAGAGTAAATTCTGTAAAGCCTTCTAAAACAGTAGCTATAACTGACCAAGCAACTGCTCTTGTACAAGCTGGAGTCCCTGTTATACGATTAGCAGCTGGAGAACCTGATTTTGATACTCCAGCTGTGATAGCTGAG GCTGGGATAAATGCAATTCGTGAAGGTTACACAAGGTACACTCCAAATGCGGGTACTTTGGAAGTCCGTTCAGCAATTTGTCATAAGTTGAAGG AGGAAAATGGGCTCTCATATACACCTGATGAGATTTTGGTTAGTAATGGAGCCAAACAGTCTATTCTTCAAGCAGTGCTTGCAGTTTGCTCCCCAGGAGATGAG GTTATAATTCCAGCTCCATTCTGGGTGAGTTACCCAGAAATGGCAAGACTGGCAGATGCAACACCTGTCATTCTTCCAACACTTATCTCTGAAAATTTTCTCCTGGATCCAAAGTTTCTTGAGTCCAAACTCACTGAAAAGTCAAGATTGCTGATTCTATGTTCTCCATCCAACCCAACCGGATCAGTTTACTCCAGGAAACTGCTTGAAGAGATTGCTCAGATTGTAGCAAGGCACCCCAGGCTTCTG GTTTTGTCTGATGAAATATATGAACATATTATTTATGCACCAGCAACTCATACAAGCTTTGCAGCTTTGCCAGGCATGTGGGAGAGGACTTTGACAGTCAATGGGTTTTCTAAG GCCTTCGCAATGACTGGCTGGCGGCTTGGGTATCTTGCTGGTCCTAAACACTTTGTTGCTGCATGTGGAAAGATTCAGAGTCAG TTCACTTCAGGTGCCAGTAGTATATCTCAGAAAGCAGCAGTTGCTGCATTGGGAATGGGCTATGCTGGTGGGGAAGCTGTTTCCACAATGGTAAAAGCATTCAGGGAACGGCGAGATTTCTTGGTTAAAAGCTTTGGAGAACTGGAGGGTGTCAAGATATCAGAGCCCCAG GGAGCTTTTTACCTCTTTCTTGACTTCAGCTCTTACTATGGGGGAGAGGCTGAAGGTTTTGGTATAATTGAGAATTCAGAGTCCCTCTGCCGATATCTGCTGGACCAGGCCCAG GTTGCCCTTGTCCCAGGGGATGCATTTGGAGACGACAAGTGCATTCGCATCTCCTATGCTGCATCCCTCTCCACCCTACATGCAGCCGTGGAGAGAATTAAGAAAGCAGTTGTTCCTCTTTGGCCTCCTGTCCCTGTCTAA
- the LOC117918672 gene encoding bifunctional aspartate aminotransferase and glutamate/aspartate-prephenate aminotransferase isoform X2, which translates to MEVDISLSPRVNSVKPSKTVAITDQATALVQAGVPVIRLAAGEPDFDTPAVIAEAGINAIREGYTRYTPNAGTLEVRSAICHKLKEENGLSYTPDEILVSNGAKQSILQAVLAVCSPGDEVIIPAPFWVSYPEMARLADATPVILPTLISENFLLDPKFLESKLTEKSRLLILCSPSNPTGSVYSRKLLEEIAQIVARHPRLLVLSDEIYEHIIYAPATHTSFAALPGMWERTLTVNGFSKAFAMTGWRLGYLAGPKHFVAACGKIQSQFTSGASSISQKAAVAALGMGYAGGEAVSTMVKAFRERRDFLVKSFGELEGVKISEPQGAFYLFLDFSSYYGGEAEGFGIIENSESLCRYLLDQAQVALVPGDAFGDDKCIRISYAASLSTLHAAVERIKKAVVPLWPPVPV; encoded by the exons ATGGAGGTTGATATCTCACTGAGTCCCAGAGTAAATTCTGTAAAGCCTTCTAAAACAGTAGCTATAACTGACCAAGCAACTGCTCTTGTACAAGCTGGAGTCCCTGTTATACGATTAGCAGCTGGAGAACCTGATTTTGATACTCCAGCTGTGATAGCTGAG GCTGGGATAAATGCAATTCGTGAAGGTTACACAAGGTACACTCCAAATGCGGGTACTTTGGAAGTCCGTTCAGCAATTTGTCATAAGTTGAAGG AGGAAAATGGGCTCTCATATACACCTGATGAGATTTTGGTTAGTAATGGAGCCAAACAGTCTATTCTTCAAGCAGTGCTTGCAGTTTGCTCCCCAGGAGATGAG GTTATAATTCCAGCTCCATTCTGGGTGAGTTACCCAGAAATGGCAAGACTGGCAGATGCAACACCTGTCATTCTTCCAACACTTATCTCTGAAAATTTTCTCCTGGATCCAAAGTTTCTTGAGTCCAAACTCACTGAAAAGTCAAGATTGCTGATTCTATGTTCTCCATCCAACCCAACCGGATCAGTTTACTCCAGGAAACTGCTTGAAGAGATTGCTCAGATTGTAGCAAGGCACCCCAGGCTTCTG GTTTTGTCTGATGAAATATATGAACATATTATTTATGCACCAGCAACTCATACAAGCTTTGCAGCTTTGCCAGGCATGTGGGAGAGGACTTTGACAGTCAATGGGTTTTCTAAG GCCTTCGCAATGACTGGCTGGCGGCTTGGGTATCTTGCTGGTCCTAAACACTTTGTTGCTGCATGTGGAAAGATTCAGAGTCAG TTCACTTCAGGTGCCAGTAGTATATCTCAGAAAGCAGCAGTTGCTGCATTGGGAATGGGCTATGCTGGTGGGGAAGCTGTTTCCACAATGGTAAAAGCATTCAGGGAACGGCGAGATTTCTTGGTTAAAAGCTTTGGAGAACTGGAGGGTGTCAAGATATCAGAGCCCCAG GGAGCTTTTTACCTCTTTCTTGACTTCAGCTCTTACTATGGGGGAGAGGCTGAAGGTTTTGGTATAATTGAGAATTCAGAGTCCCTCTGCCGATATCTGCTGGACCAGGCCCAG GTTGCCCTTGTCCCAGGGGATGCATTTGGAGACGACAAGTGCATTCGCATCTCCTATGCTGCATCCCTCTCCACCCTACATGCAGCCGTGGAGAGAATTAAGAAAGCAGTTGTTCCTCTTTGGCCTCCTGTCCCTGTCTAA